ACGGGATCAGTCGCGGGCCGTTGCGCGAAGCGATACATCGGCTCGAAGGGCAGAAGCTTCTGGTGCGAGTGCCGCATGTGGGTGCTCGTGTGGTGTCGCTCAGCCATGCAGAGCTGATCGAGCTATACGAGATTCGCGAATCACTGGAAGGCATGGCCTGTCGGCTCGCTGCCGAGCGCATGAGCGAAGCGGAGATCGATGAGTTGCGGCGCGTGCTGGATACCCATGAGCAGGACGCCGCATTTCAGGCTGGCGTCGGCTATTACCAGCAAGAGGGCGACTTCGATTTCCACTACCGGATCATTCAAGGCAGCGGCAATCGAACCCTGACCCAGATGCTCTGCGGTGAGCTCTATCAGTTGGTGCGCATGTACCGCATTCAGTTCTCGGCAACGCCAAACCGCCCACGCCAGGCGTTCGCCGAACACCATCGCATTCTCGACGCCATCGCGGATCGCGATG
This DNA window, taken from Stutzerimonas stutzeri, encodes the following:
- a CDS encoding GntR family transcriptional regulator → MLDALDAPRADLVDTGTLSEHVFRLIQAAIIKGEIAPGSKISEPELARTYGISRGPLREAIHRLEGQKLLVRVPHVGARVVSLSHAELIELYEIRESLEGMACRLAAERMSEAEIDELRRVLDTHEQDAAFQAGVGYYQQEGDFDFHYRIIQGSGNRTLTQMLCGELYQLVRMYRIQFSATPNRPRQAFAEHHRILDAIADRDGELAELLMRRHIGASKRNIERHYHAATDTQPRGEA